One genomic segment of Pyruvatibacter mobilis includes these proteins:
- a CDS encoding 7-cyano-7-deazaguanine synthase: MDSSDPNISFDERGVCNHCQKYDEILATLVYRGAEAEARLDVILDEIKKNGSSSRYDCIIGLSGGVDSTYVAYKVKQLGLRPLAVHLDNGWNSEAAVHNIESVIRTLDIDLHTEVLDWEEFRHLQIAFLRASTPDSEIPTDHAIMATLYQDSDQAPG, translated from the coding sequence ATGGATAGCAGCGATCCTAACATCAGCTTTGATGAGCGAGGGGTTTGTAATCACTGCCAAAAATACGATGAGATCTTAGCTACCCTTGTTTATCGAGGGGCTGAGGCAGAAGCGCGACTCGACGTCATTCTGGATGAAATCAAGAAGAACGGGAGTAGCAGCAGGTACGACTGCATAATCGGACTAAGTGGCGGGGTCGACAGCACCTATGTTGCCTACAAGGTAAAACAACTAGGCCTTAGACCACTGGCCGTGCATCTGGACAACGGGTGGAACTCGGAAGCGGCAGTCCACAACATTGAGAGCGTCATACGCACCCTTGACATTGATCTTCATACAGAAGTTCTGGATTGGGAAGAATTCCGCCACCTACAGATTGCGTTTCTAAGAGCCTCAACGCCAGATTCAGAAATCCCCACAGATCACGCAATCATGGCAACGCTGTACCAAGATAGCGATCAAGCACCGGGTTAA
- a CDS encoding N-acetyl sugar amidotransferase, which produces MSDRPYQVCTRCIMDTTDAEITFDEHGVCNHCQYFETGLKPNWFPNDQGKKMLREMIDQVRREGKGKKYDCIIGLSGGVDSSYLAAKVAEWGLRPLAVHVDGGWNSELAVKNIEMMTEKLGLDLATYVVDWEEMRDLQLAFLRSNVANQDVPQDHAFFAALYNFAAKEGIKYVISGSNYATESILPVSWGYDPMDIKHVTSIHKIYGTRKLRKFPTVNFFKFHIYYPRILGMTVLRPLNLMHYNKDEAIEYLEKNYGWRYYGGKHYESRWTRFFQAHYLPTKFGYDKRRAHLSSLVVADAMSREQALQEMKKQLYTDNELAEDKAFVAKKLGITVGELEEFIAQPIKHYTDYPHNQDKVRQMEKVFAFYRHTAYQLKNRFHQVATRLKLAN; this is translated from the coding sequence ATGTCCGATCGCCCCTATCAAGTGTGCACTCGTTGCATCATGGACACGACAGACGCAGAAATCACCTTTGACGAGCATGGAGTATGCAATCACTGTCAGTACTTCGAAACTGGCTTGAAACCTAACTGGTTTCCGAATGACCAGGGCAAAAAAATGCTCCGTGAGATGATTGATCAAGTCAGGAGAGAGGGCAAAGGCAAGAAATATGATTGCATCATCGGGTTGAGCGGTGGTGTAGACAGCTCATATCTGGCGGCGAAAGTTGCGGAGTGGGGGTTACGCCCATTAGCAGTCCATGTCGATGGTGGTTGGAACTCGGAACTGGCTGTCAAGAACATTGAAATGATGACGGAGAAGTTGGGGCTCGATCTCGCGACGTACGTTGTCGACTGGGAGGAAATGCGAGACCTTCAGCTGGCATTCCTCCGCTCAAACGTAGCAAATCAGGACGTTCCGCAAGACCACGCTTTCTTTGCAGCGCTCTACAACTTTGCCGCCAAGGAAGGCATTAAATATGTGATTAGTGGCTCCAACTATGCCACAGAGAGCATCTTGCCGGTTTCATGGGGGTATGATCCCATGGATATCAAACATGTGACCTCAATTCACAAGATTTACGGGACACGCAAGCTAAGGAAGTTTCCGACCGTGAACTTCTTCAAGTTCCATATTTACTATCCGAGAATTCTTGGGATGACAGTTCTTCGGCCTCTTAATCTTATGCACTATAATAAAGATGAGGCCATTGAGTATCTAGAGAAAAACTATGGATGGCGCTACTATGGCGGTAAGCATTATGAATCTCGATGGACACGGTTCTTCCAAGCGCACTACCTCCCCACCAAATTTGGATATGACAAGCGCCGGGCTCATTTATCAAGCCTTGTGGTTGCTGATGCGATGTCGCGTGAGCAAGCGCTCCAAGAAATGAAGAAACAACTTTATACTGATAACGAGTTGGCAGAAGACAAGGCGTTTGTAGCAAAAAAACTTGGCATTACTGTGGGGGAGTTGGAGGAATTTATCGCGCAGCCGATCAAGCACTACACTGACTACCCCCATAATCAGGACAAGGTGCGGCAGATGGAGAAGGTCTTCGCTTTCTATCGTCATACCGCATATCAGTTAAAAAATCGGTTTCATCAGGTTGCGACACGACTAAAGTTGGCCAACTAA
- a CDS encoding AglZ/HisF2 family acetamidino modification protein, with protein MKTRVIPVLLLQDDGLVKTTKFKNPRYVGDPINSVRIFNEKEVDELIFLDIGASLSGRGPTFELLERIAGEAFMPMAYGGGLTNLKQVKTIFSLGFEKVVLNSTIFSNPKLIEEIVKIFGAQAVVACVDVRRSLFGRHTVYSHGGRTKQQVKLVPYLKALEEMGVGEVMIQSVDRDGTMAGYDIEITQIASQNVSMPVIACGGAGSLEHFVDAVTDGSATAVAAGSMFVYKGVHRAVLINYPPRQSLKSILP; from the coding sequence ATGAAAACGCGGGTGATACCTGTCCTGCTTCTGCAGGACGACGGTCTAGTTAAGACGACGAAGTTCAAGAATCCTAGGTATGTTGGAGATCCGATAAATTCGGTCCGTATCTTCAACGAAAAGGAAGTTGATGAACTTATCTTTCTTGACATTGGCGCATCACTTTCAGGTCGCGGACCGACATTCGAATTACTTGAAAGAATCGCCGGTGAAGCATTCATGCCGATGGCTTATGGTGGAGGCCTGACTAACCTTAAACAAGTTAAGACCATTTTTTCTCTGGGCTTTGAGAAGGTAGTGCTTAATTCAACCATCTTCTCCAATCCAAAACTCATCGAGGAAATCGTGAAGATATTCGGGGCACAAGCTGTTGTTGCCTGTGTTGACGTAAGAAGAAGCCTCTTCGGAAGACACACAGTGTATTCCCATGGCGGGCGCACAAAACAACAAGTTAAACTTGTTCCATACCTCAAAGCACTAGAAGAAATGGGGGTAGGCGAAGTAATGATCCAGTCAGTCGACCGTGATGGAACGATGGCGGGATATGACATTGAAATAACCCAGATCGCTTCGCAGAATGTATCGATGCCAGTAATCGCATGTGGTGGAGCAGGCTCGCTTGAGCATTTTGTCGATGCCGTCACCGATGGTTCCGCTACAGCAGTGGCAGCAGGCAGCATGTTTGTCTACAAGGGTGTACATAGAGCTGTGCTCATCAATTATCCACCACGCCAAAGCCTAAAATCCATCCTTCCCTAG
- the hisH gene encoding imidazole glycerol phosphate synthase subunit HisH, which translates to MIVIVNYGAGNLKSVQAMLGKAGAQSQISSEPEAIYNASKIVLPGVGNFGYGMRKLRETGLIDVLNWVALEAKHPVLGICLGSQILGNGSEEAPEEPGLGWIDMTCHRFPSNEAMRVPRMGWGTLDTVRSTPLFDSLSEDARFYFVHSFHMDCVNPDDVVATSTYGFPYTCVVQRGNIIGTQFHPEKSHRFGLALMSAFARL; encoded by the coding sequence ATGATCGTAATCGTGAACTACGGCGCAGGCAATCTAAAGTCTGTGCAAGCAATGCTTGGTAAGGCAGGAGCGCAGAGCCAGATTTCCAGCGAACCGGAGGCCATTTACAACGCTAGCAAGATTGTGCTGCCTGGAGTAGGCAATTTCGGTTACGGGATGCGCAAACTTCGCGAAACGGGCCTGATCGATGTCCTCAATTGGGTTGCGCTTGAGGCCAAGCACCCCGTTCTCGGCATTTGCTTGGGCTCACAGATTCTCGGCAATGGAAGTGAAGAGGCCCCCGAAGAACCCGGACTTGGCTGGATCGATATGACTTGTCACCGCTTCCCATCAAACGAAGCCATGCGTGTTCCACGGATGGGTTGGGGTACCCTTGATACTGTCCGTTCTACTCCATTGTTTGATAGCCTGTCCGAAGATGCGCGGTTCTACTTTGTCCACTCCTTTCATATGGACTGCGTAAATCCAGACGATGTCGTGGCAACGTCCACATACGGCTTCCCCTACACTTGTGTGGTACAACGCGGAAACATTATCGGAACTCAGTTCCATCCTGAGAAATCACACCGCTTTGGCCTGGCCCTAATGAGCGCTTTTGCCCGCTTGTGA
- a CDS encoding glycosyltransferase — MAAQVPVQVGPHTYQLGHPLYLNIRLHLWNLVRQNPKLKADLVIAHDYYTCDACYQVASHYNAKFSVDCHEYAREQYSFDTEWLRWEKPYIDVFEDYYLRKADVVTVVCEGIGNLLNEDHELKQPSVVIRNVPFAAPQPFRPVGDRIRVVYHGDLSKTRQIHVAIQSVPLWREDIDLVLRGSGPSDYIDDLKEQVNKLNIRSRVFFEEPVPFDQIVPKANEADIGFYSYEAYSPQIRFSLPNKFFEYIMAGLAICVSDLPEVARLAHYYGLGKLIPDHSPEAIAKAINSFSKDDIERHKKAAVAAALELNWQIESKRLMAAYNGLYQND; from the coding sequence TTGGCCGCCCAGGTTCCTGTTCAGGTGGGCCCACATACTTACCAGCTGGGACACCCACTCTACCTCAACATCAGATTACATCTCTGGAATTTGGTAAGGCAGAACCCGAAACTAAAAGCAGACCTTGTAATTGCCCACGATTACTATACCTGTGACGCCTGCTATCAGGTGGCCAGTCACTATAACGCCAAGTTCTCTGTTGATTGTCACGAATATGCTCGTGAACAATATAGCTTCGATACAGAGTGGCTGCGTTGGGAAAAACCCTATATTGACGTCTTTGAAGACTATTACCTGCGCAAGGCTGACGTTGTGACAGTCGTATGCGAGGGCATCGGAAACCTCTTGAATGAGGATCATGAACTCAAACAACCCAGTGTGGTTATCCGCAACGTGCCATTCGCGGCCCCGCAGCCCTTTCGCCCGGTCGGTGACAGGATTCGTGTTGTTTATCATGGAGACCTGTCCAAAACCCGCCAGATACACGTTGCCATTCAATCCGTCCCCCTTTGGCGCGAAGACATTGATCTGGTTCTGAGGGGCAGCGGTCCATCGGACTACATTGACGATCTGAAGGAACAGGTCAACAAACTTAACATAAGAAGTAGGGTTTTCTTCGAAGAACCAGTCCCCTTCGATCAGATCGTACCCAAGGCAAACGAAGCTGATATCGGATTTTACAGCTACGAAGCGTATTCCCCACAAATACGCTTTTCATTACCTAACAAGTTCTTCGAGTACATCATGGCCGGTCTTGCGATCTGCGTTAGCGACTTACCTGAAGTTGCGCGCTTGGCGCACTACTATGGTCTAGGCAAGCTCATCCCGGACCACTCCCCTGAAGCGATTGCAAAGGCGATCAATAGCTTTTCGAAAGATGACATCGAAAGACACAAAAAGGCGGCAGTTGCCGCAGCGCTGGAACTAAACTGGCAAATTGAAAGCAAGCGCCTTATGGCTGCCTACAACGGGCTTTATCAGAACGATTAA
- a CDS encoding SGNH/GDSL hydrolase family protein, with amino-acid sequence MTISKHRIVFFGDSICVGQGVSLHRSWVSRLAAAMDPHGDRAVIVNASINGNTTRQALERMPYDVQSNGVDLLLAQFGLNDCNQWESDRGHPRVSPAAFAANLEEICTRALSFGAKGIVLNTNHPTLRDRDTMPFSQNTYEDKNREYNNIVRDLAARSSLREKITLIDIETSFLNATKNDRDKLGQLLLEDNLHLSLEGHNLYHATVKPVFSKVLKNEFGIKVK; translated from the coding sequence ATGACTATTTCCAAACACCGAATCGTCTTCTTTGGAGACTCAATCTGCGTTGGGCAAGGTGTCTCCCTGCACCGCAGTTGGGTGTCGAGACTCGCCGCAGCAATGGATCCACATGGTGACCGCGCTGTTATCGTCAACGCTTCGATCAATGGCAATACCACACGACAAGCCCTCGAACGCATGCCCTATGATGTTCAGTCGAACGGCGTCGACCTATTACTGGCACAATTTGGCCTGAATGACTGCAATCAATGGGAGTCGGACCGCGGGCACCCAAGAGTCAGCCCAGCAGCTTTTGCAGCAAACCTTGAAGAGATCTGTACAAGAGCATTGTCATTCGGAGCCAAAGGCATAGTACTGAACACAAATCACCCAACTTTGAGAGATCGGGACACAATGCCCTTTTCTCAAAACACCTACGAAGACAAGAACAGGGAATACAACAATATCGTCCGTGATCTGGCCGCTCGCTCTTCCTTGCGCGAAAAGATCACCCTTATTGACATTGAAACTTCTTTCCTTAACGCTACAAAAAATGATCGTGACAAACTTGGCCAACTTCTCCTTGAGGACAATCTGCACTTAAGCCTCGAAGGCCACAATCTTTACCACGCAACTGTAAAACCAGTTTTCTCAAAGGTATTGAAGAACGAATTTGGAATAAAAGTTAAGTAA
- a CDS encoding class I SAM-dependent methyltransferase produces the protein MSPSTITHLDQHMLDAYMDEDSIAELIKQISKPRDHELTCQRWLMNSSAKRLGFSMLYGDLLSTSGKRILDIGGGLTCLTNKLASQHDYHLVDLMAHDSPEHVEELRGSPPSFRVDQQDWYEVPLDQEYDVIVANDIFPNVDQRLALFLNKAIPACSQLRVSLTYHNAPRFHFAKRLDADEVFCMLAWNGPQVAAVLSEYQTRFANWQPNGFEQDRESLYPNGRQVCIATLNGDI, from the coding sequence ATGTCGCCTTCCACAATCACCCACTTGGATCAGCATATGCTTGATGCCTATATGGACGAGGACAGCATTGCGGAATTGATCAAACAGATATCCAAACCTCGAGACCATGAACTGACCTGTCAGCGTTGGCTGATGAATTCATCGGCAAAGCGCCTTGGGTTTTCTATGCTTTATGGTGACCTGTTGAGTACGTCGGGTAAACGAATTCTTGACATCGGAGGTGGTCTCACTTGCCTCACAAACAAACTGGCTTCGCAGCATGATTACCATCTGGTGGATCTGATGGCTCATGATAGCCCCGAACATGTCGAGGAGCTTAGAGGCTCGCCTCCCTCTTTTAGGGTAGACCAACAGGATTGGTATGAAGTGCCTCTCGACCAGGAATATGATGTCATCGTTGCCAATGACATTTTCCCGAATGTGGATCAGCGGCTTGCCCTTTTTTTAAACAAAGCAATCCCCGCCTGCAGCCAGCTTCGCGTGTCGCTTACTTACCACAACGCTCCTCGATTTCACTTCGCTAAGCGGCTTGATGCTGACGAAGTCTTTTGCATGCTGGCGTGGAATGGTCCGCAGGTAGCAGCAGTGCTTTCTGAGTACCAGACCCGTTTTGCAAATTGGCAGCCCAACGGTTTTGAACAGGATCGCGAATCTCTTTACCCAAATGGGCGCCAAGTATGCATAGCTACCCTCAATGGTGACATCTAG
- a CDS encoding sulfotransferase, whose product MSKGSTGSITSLDAMEQILLEKGSSQDTSPAPVFLIASPRTGSTYAYQLLVGTFGLPFISNFTNEHFPHHPILGLSIQRSWCQNQLIDTSSAFGKTVGLFQPSEASAVMTNWFGGGHPSEITSRHVIHGKEEHMIQTLAAAEVLFSRPLLIKNAWNCFRLDYLHQTFPNSKFIWLRRDIAAAAKSDLQARYITKKLPTAWNSATPRNYPHLKTRPYWEQVVENQYEFARAIQDHISMAGKQHITEVWYEDLLEDEEQTLSQLASAAPELGACLTESQLRRHEPTKSISTSLSPEDDKAIEQYIAATSTRLTNCRYPTK is encoded by the coding sequence ATGAGCAAGGGTAGTACGGGCTCCATCACTTCGCTGGATGCCATGGAGCAAATTCTTTTGGAGAAAGGAAGCTCGCAAGACACAAGCCCAGCTCCGGTCTTTCTGATTGCTTCTCCCCGCACTGGCAGCACCTATGCTTACCAACTGCTAGTCGGAACATTTGGCCTACCGTTCATTTCAAATTTCACGAATGAACACTTCCCCCATCACCCAATTCTGGGACTATCCATCCAGAGGTCGTGGTGTCAGAACCAATTGATAGACACCTCCAGTGCATTCGGAAAAACAGTCGGCCTCTTTCAGCCATCAGAAGCTTCCGCCGTCATGACCAATTGGTTCGGCGGAGGACATCCATCGGAAATCACCAGTCGTCATGTAATACATGGCAAAGAAGAACACATGATCCAAACCTTGGCAGCAGCCGAAGTTCTGTTTTCCAGACCGCTTCTCATCAAGAATGCGTGGAATTGCTTTCGTCTTGACTACCTTCACCAGACGTTCCCGAACTCAAAATTCATCTGGCTTAGAAGGGACATAGCTGCGGCTGCCAAATCAGACCTCCAAGCCCGCTATATAACCAAAAAGCTTCCTACGGCTTGGAATTCAGCGACACCAAGGAACTACCCGCATCTTAAAACCCGCCCGTATTGGGAGCAGGTTGTTGAAAACCAGTATGAGTTTGCCCGCGCGATCCAGGACCATATAAGTATGGCCGGCAAGCAGCATATCACTGAAGTCTGGTATGAGGATTTACTTGAGGATGAGGAACAGACCCTGAGTCAATTGGCCTCGGCCGCCCCAGAACTTGGAGCATGCCTCACTGAATCTCAGCTACGGCGACACGAACCAACAAAATCAATCTCAACGTCGCTTTCTCCGGAAGACGATAAGGCAATTGAACAGTACATTGCGGCAACAAGCACGCGCCTGACAAACTGCCGCTATCCGACCAAATAG
- a CDS encoding polysaccharide ABC transporter ATP-binding protein, with amino-acid sequence MSKVYNLYDSQGEQLLHQSGVSKFMFWRSPPNFREFRALNNVSIRIPAGDRLGIVGRNGAGKTTLLKLITRNFAPTTGNVQVNGSVQALMQLGIGFHPEFTGYDNIRAALAYNGLDPKALTEAMEDIIDFVELGDFLHQPMKTYSLGMNARLQFATATAIRPDILIIDEIMGAGDSYFAAKSAHRMERLTKSGCTLLLVSHSSAQVLQFCEDALWLDGGSVRMEGKALEVVKAYEEYVQELSFQQQRQAKLALAAPDNVEKASSEEQRDYDTPDWQKDQLMKLVTNADSTTDTVSRWPGEHGMKISRVEVRDQKGLVNGMIDSGQPMTIEVDVSAEHDGHFFFKLSILVMSLEGVGLSVT; translated from the coding sequence GTGTCCAAAGTTTACAACCTTTATGACAGCCAGGGAGAACAACTCTTGCACCAAAGCGGAGTCTCCAAGTTTATGTTCTGGCGGTCACCACCGAATTTCCGAGAATTCAGGGCACTGAACAATGTCAGCATCCGCATTCCTGCCGGTGATCGCCTTGGCATTGTTGGAAGGAACGGAGCTGGCAAGACTACACTGCTGAAACTCATTACCCGGAACTTCGCGCCAACCACAGGTAATGTGCAAGTCAATGGTTCCGTGCAGGCACTTATGCAGCTTGGAATAGGCTTCCACCCGGAATTCACCGGATATGACAATATCCGTGCTGCTCTTGCTTACAATGGTCTGGACCCAAAGGCGCTGACGGAAGCGATGGAAGACATCATCGATTTCGTGGAACTCGGTGACTTTCTGCACCAGCCGATGAAGACATACTCATTGGGCATGAATGCACGCCTGCAGTTCGCGACAGCAACGGCAATTAGGCCTGATATCCTGATAATTGATGAGATCATGGGCGCCGGAGACAGTTACTTCGCTGCGAAATCGGCCCATCGGATGGAGCGCTTAACGAAGTCCGGCTGCACTCTGCTGCTCGTTTCACATTCATCCGCCCAGGTCCTCCAGTTTTGCGAGGATGCCCTCTGGCTCGACGGCGGTAGTGTGAGAATGGAGGGCAAGGCGCTGGAAGTTGTCAAGGCGTATGAGGAATACGTTCAGGAACTCTCCTTCCAGCAACAGCGACAAGCGAAGCTGGCTTTAGCTGCTCCTGACAACGTGGAAAAAGCCTCTAGCGAAGAACAGCGTGACTACGACACACCTGACTGGCAGAAGGACCAGTTGATGAAATTAGTCACAAATGCTGACAGCACGACAGACACAGTTTCACGCTGGCCAGGCGAGCACGGCATGAAGATTTCCCGAGTTGAGGTTCGTGATCAAAAAGGCCTTGTCAACGGCATGATAGACAGCGGCCAACCAATGACAATTGAAGTAGATGTGTCTGCTGAACACGATGGTCACTTTTTTTTCAAGTTGTCCATTCTCGTTATGTCACTTGAAGGAGTAGGACTGTCCGTCACCTGA
- a CDS encoding ABC transporter permease: MPQKRQRKNLISWACTPFSEVLKHRKILLRTTLNDIKGIYAGSILGILWAILGPIVMLFVYSFTYAVIFRIRPPDMGVTEYILYVFCGLASFISFSGAVTAGTLSLVSNRSVLLNTVFPAELIPLRSVLSASIFMPVGITIVLAGDFFLSKTTATIALVPIVMLLQLMFVTGLCWILSLVALLMRDIQQIIYYSIMMLMVITPIAYTPSMMPRQVAALIYVNPLSYFVISFQNLIMLNKIPPISITIPMVAISFATFIFGYRICISSKSAFYDYA, encoded by the coding sequence ATGCCACAGAAACGCCAGAGAAAAAACCTCATCAGCTGGGCTTGCACCCCGTTCTCAGAAGTATTGAAGCACAGGAAAATCTTACTGCGGACCACATTAAATGATATAAAAGGTATATATGCAGGTTCTATACTTGGTATATTATGGGCTATTCTCGGACCTATAGTAATGCTATTCGTCTACTCTTTCACATATGCAGTTATCTTCCGAATCCGCCCGCCCGATATGGGCGTAACAGAATACATTCTTTATGTATTCTGCGGTCTAGCCTCATTCATATCCTTCTCAGGTGCAGTTACCGCAGGAACACTTTCTCTTGTTTCAAATAGGTCTGTACTGTTGAATACCGTATTTCCGGCAGAACTAATCCCACTCAGAAGCGTGCTGAGCGCTAGCATATTTATGCCCGTCGGGATAACCATTGTTTTGGCGGGAGACTTTTTTCTTAGCAAGACGACGGCCACCATAGCATTAGTTCCCATCGTAATGTTGCTACAACTAATGTTTGTAACAGGGCTATGCTGGATACTTTCTCTTGTTGCACTTCTAATGCGAGATATACAACAAATCATATATTACTCAATAATGATGCTGATGGTCATCACACCAATAGCATACACACCAAGCATGATGCCACGTCAAGTCGCAGCTCTTATTTATGTTAACCCTCTGTCCTACTTTGTAATATCATTTCAAAACCTTATAATGCTGAATAAGATACCTCCTATATCGATTACAATTCCCATGGTGGCAATTAGCTTCGCCACTTTTATTTTTGGGTACAGAATTTGTATTTCGTCAAAGAGCGCGTTCTACGACTATGCCTAA
- the asnB gene encoding asparagine synthase (glutamine-hydrolyzing), with product MCGFGAIVDLERDRSHVSAADLVILGRLIAHRGPDGEGLWVASHRRAGLVHRRLSIIDLTDHAAQPMHSGNGVSIAYNGETYNYLELREAIGGNWEFTSNSDTEAVLASYEMFGTDCVSHMRGMFAFAIWDEKAQKLFCARDRFGIKPFYYTVVDGVFYCASEAKALLPFLPDIETDKAAFAEYLTFQYTIGEQTLFKGIKQLMPGHALSVQNGEVKVWRYWDVHYDIDFDHSPAYFESRLTELLDDSVRVHLRSDVPVGAYVSGGIDSSLMGLLAARHDEVNRLSFNGRFTEFPGYDESNYAQIVADRMNGDLHIADITAADFRDNIRNVIYHLDFPVAGPGSFPQYMVSKLAAEHVKVVLGGQGGDEIFGGYARYLLAYFEQCIKAAMDGNYRNGNYVVTIESIVPNLGLLREYKPMMQQFWKEGLFGPLDERYFRLVDRSTDMTDEVDWSELDQDAVFASFQSIFNSARNVGKEAYFDSMTHFDFKCLLPALLHVEDRMSMAHGLESRVPLLDHGLVEFAATVPADVKFEGGHMKHMLKTAYADVIPQEVLTRRDKMGFPVPLKEWFAGELNGMMVDIFTNLKDSHRPYINADTVLNSFDKAARFSRKTWGLLSLELWHQEFHDKAADFRAMRTEPASIEAEKVGA from the coding sequence ATGTGCGGCTTTGGAGCCATTGTGGACTTAGAGCGCGACCGCAGTCACGTCTCGGCGGCTGATTTGGTCATACTAGGTCGGCTGATTGCCCATCGCGGGCCCGATGGCGAGGGCCTGTGGGTCGCGTCGCACCGGCGCGCGGGCCTGGTGCACCGACGGCTGTCGATCATCGACCTGACGGATCACGCTGCCCAGCCGATGCACAGCGGCAACGGGGTGTCCATTGCCTACAACGGCGAGACCTATAATTACCTGGAACTGCGTGAAGCGATCGGCGGGAATTGGGAGTTCACCAGCAACTCCGATACCGAAGCGGTTCTGGCGTCATACGAAATGTTTGGGACCGATTGCGTAAGCCACATGCGGGGCATGTTCGCGTTCGCGATCTGGGACGAGAAGGCACAGAAGCTGTTCTGTGCGCGCGACCGGTTCGGAATCAAGCCGTTCTATTACACGGTGGTGGACGGGGTTTTTTACTGCGCGTCCGAAGCCAAGGCGCTGCTGCCCTTCCTGCCGGATATCGAGACAGACAAGGCGGCTTTCGCCGAGTATCTGACCTTTCAGTACACCATTGGCGAGCAGACCCTGTTCAAAGGCATCAAGCAGTTGATGCCGGGCCATGCGCTGTCCGTGCAGAATGGCGAGGTCAAGGTCTGGCGTTATTGGGATGTGCACTACGACATCGATTTCGACCATAGCCCGGCCTATTTCGAAAGTCGGTTGACGGAGCTGCTGGACGATTCAGTGCGCGTGCATCTGCGCAGTGACGTGCCGGTGGGCGCCTATGTGTCGGGCGGTATCGACTCGAGCCTGATGGGGCTTCTGGCCGCGCGCCATGACGAAGTGAACCGGCTCTCGTTCAACGGGCGGTTCACCGAATTTCCCGGGTACGACGAAAGCAATTACGCCCAAATCGTTGCTGACCGGATGAATGGCGATCTGCACATTGCAGATATCACCGCCGCCGACTTCCGCGACAACATCCGCAACGTCATCTACCACCTCGATTTCCCGGTGGCGGGTCCAGGGTCCTTTCCGCAATACATGGTGTCGAAGCTTGCGGCAGAGCATGTGAAGGTGGTGCTGGGCGGCCAGGGTGGTGACGAGATTTTCGGCGGCTATGCGCGTTACCTGCTCGCTTACTTCGAGCAATGTATCAAGGCGGCGATGGACGGCAACTATCGCAACGGTAATTACGTTGTGACGATCGAATCCATCGTCCCCAACCTTGGATTGCTGCGCGAATACAAGCCAATGATGCAGCAGTTCTGGAAGGAAGGTTTGTTCGGCCCGCTGGACGAGCGCTACTTCCGGCTTGTTGACCGTTCGACCGACATGACCGACGAGGTGGACTGGTCGGAACTTGATCAGGACGCGGTGTTCGCCAGCTTCCAATCCATCTTCAACAGCGCGCGGAATGTGGGCAAGGAAGCCTATTTCGACAGCATGACGCATTTCGACTTCAAGTGCCTGCTGCCTGCCTTGCTCCACGTGGAAGACCGCATGAGCATGGCGCATGGGCTGGAAAGCCGGGTGCCGCTCCTGGATCATGGCCTGGTCGAATTTGCGGCCACGGTGCCCGCGGATGTGAAGTTTGAAGGCGGCCATATGAAGCACATGCTGAAGACTGCCTATGCGGATGTGATCCCGCAGGAAGTCCTGACGCGACGCGACAAGATGGGCTTCCCGGTTCCGCTGAAAGAATGGTTTGCCGGCGAGCTCAACGGCATGATGGTGGATATCTTCACCAACCTCAAAGACAGCCACAGGCCGTATATCAATGCGGATACGGTGCTCAACAGTTTCGACAAGGCTGCGCGGTTCTCGCGCAAGACCTGGGGGCTGTTGTCACTGGAACTATGGCACCAGGAATTCCATGACAAGGCAGCCGATTTCCGTGCCATGCGCACCGAACCGGCGTCGATTGAAGCAGAGAAGGTAGGCGCATGA